TTTAGTGAGTAAAAATCTTGagccaaaaaaaatattaattcttATATGGTAAAATTAAtgttataatatttattcttatttttaatgtaggcacaatttgatcatcatCACCATTCTCTTGAAGCCATGGATTTCAATGGAGATATATCCAATAATGCTCTTGAGTAGTTTTTTATTTAAAGAATAGCCGATTAACATTGTTAGTTGAAATGAAGTCTCAAAACGtatgaattatttatttttgatagAAATGTGGTGTTGAATTTTAGTTTTTGATATTGCATGATGGAAAtgttctaaattttaatttaagcattaacatgttaataattttatattgttaaaaaatttgttattgaaaaataaaattaataatactcATCAAATTCGAAAAAAATGATACGGTTTTTCATatgtaaaaatttaatatattaatttttaatggcaaaattattaatttaattataaaataattaaaatgtttatattatttcatataaaattgttggctaatatttttgaaagaaggaaaaaaatggaaggaaaacaaaagagaaaaaaagaCGGAAAAAagtagaaaaaagaaaagaattgtaaaaaaaaatgccATGGCACAGCATCACCTATAGTGGTGGTACCACTGTACACCACTGTAGGTGATCCGGATCCTGTTTGGAGAGGACATGATTCTTTTATGGAATTCTAAAAATAAGGCTAAAATTATGGTCTCAATCAATTTCTTTATGATATGTTTATACGATAATTAATCTTAGTACAAAGACTTAATCACCGATCACTATCCATGAATATTATTGATACTTATTATTATACATGGTCAATGGATTGAATCGATCCCGAATTGATTTGAATTTGGTTTGGTTTAATCAGATTCAATGCGGAACAAATATAATTGGTTCCGGGTTGAATCAAGATCAACATTAATAGTATTTTAATCCGATTAGTTTGAATCGGGTATCGAAACTAGTTCATGACTGGTTTCATAGAGCtatttttatatcaattcataatttattaattatctATATCTAAGTTTTTAGATTTATaatggttttttaaaaaattgatttcAATTTAATCTCAATCTAGTCCAATCCGATTTCAATCTTGCTTAATTCAATTTCGATTTTGGATTGGGTTACACTCTCAATCTAGTAAATCCGGAATCGTTTTAATCCGATATCATACCAGATTGTTCTTGTTCATCATCCGGCAATCCAAAACCAATTCCGATCTGGTAACATGTCTATGTATGATCATAGTTTGGACTAGAGCTATATACGACTCGAGCGATTCTCAAATATCTTGACTCGAGCTCAATTTGATCGAGCTCGAGTCGAGTTCGAGTAATTAGTGAATTTGGTCGAGTAGCTAGCTATATATTTTCGAGCTCGAGTAACTCGACACGTTATCGAGTCGAACTCGATCTCTAAAATTAATACTCGATTGAGTCGAGCTCGAATTCGAGTAgttcaaatctttttgagtcGAGCTCGAGTGGTATGATATTCGGGCTTTACACGACTCAACTCGATTGCACAACTGGTTTGGATTGGAGCCATaccaaaaatatgttttaaaaaaaaaatcttattttatTCCTTATTTTTTTGGATATTTATGACCAACATAGATAATGTTCGAAACTATTGATTCTAAATCTGAAAATTCAGATAGGTTTACATAGATAAATAGATACTGGTCGGGGAGcaattttaatttgttttcaCATAATCGGactaattttatattatacacTTGATTAATTCCTTgcacatttaaattaaaaaaaaaaaagttaattaattaaagagaAAATGTTTGGCCGACCCCCCAAATACCTGCGTGCACGTTTCAACATCGACTCTATGAATTATTAACAAATTGTAATATATGGGGGAATGGGGATGCATATACTAAGTTGTCGGCACATAGAATTATAAATTATTCGCGAAGGTCACGAAGGTGGTTATATTCTTCATTAAACAACCctgaattaatataaatatcacattttcaaGTGAATTTGGCACCCCATCATTTAGTATCCTACGTACAACGACAAAAGATTAAGGTGAAGAACGTGATCATGGGTTCTTTGCTGCATTCATGGAGCCTTGCTAGCTTCTTCTTGGTGTTGGCTTTCATTCGCGAAGCAACGTCGGCGGGATATTCGACGCCGGGGCGGTTTCAACCTAGTGCATGGCGTAATGCCTTTGCAACATTTTATGGCGATGATTCGGGAAATGGAATGGGTGAGTACTTCAGATGTTACATAAATATCATCTCATTCGCTGTATCTTATTAACTATGCGGTACAAATAATCATGTCATATATCGAATTCGATATAGATGATTcagtcatattttttttattcattatcCGGCTATACTGGTTTTGATCTACCTAGGCGGTGCTTGTGGATATGGAAACGTGTACAGCAGCGGGTATGGGGCGAACACGGCGGCATTGAGCACAGTGCTGTTCAACAACGGTTACGGCTGTGGGCAGTGTTTCCAGCTTCAGTGCTCCAACTCCAAGTGGTGCACCAAAGGCTCCATCACCGTCACCGGCACCAACCTCTGCCCTCCAAATTGGGCTCAGGACTCCAACAATGGCGGCTGGTGCAACCCGCCACGAACGCATTTCGACATGTCTAGGTCTGCTTTCACCAAGATTGCCCAGATGCAGGCCGGCATTGTACCCGTCACGTTCCGcaggtatatatataatagattTTTTCGCTTTTTGTTCTCAGTAACTCAACTTTTTATAGACATtgtttttatgaaataatcgaaaaaaataaaataaaatacaggCGTTAAGACAAATGCATGGAGTgtttgaagaagaagaaaacccaTCCGGTTTATGATAATTAACCAACAATGATAacatttttttgaaatatatattaatagcATGCACTCCCCCTGCCTCATTGCAGGGTACCATGTATTCGAACCGCGGGCCTACGATTCAACTTCCAGGGCAACGGGTACTGGCTGCTGGTGTACGTCATGAACGTTGGCGGGGGTGGGGATGTATCGACCATGTGGGTGAAGGGGACCAAGACAGGTTGGATAAGCATGAGCCATAACTGGGGAGCTTCGTATCAAGCGTTCGCAACGCTTGGAGGCCAAGCTCTTTCTTTCAAGATTACTTCTTACACTAACCATGAAACAGTTATCGCATACAATGTTGCACCTGCTAACTGGCAAGCTGGAATGACTTATGGTTGTAATGTCAACTTCCATTGATTATGGAAAACATATAGCATGTCTTTTCTCTGAAATATTGAATGAGTTTCTATATACATAGATGAATGATTGATATTTATCTATAGATATTCAATATATTGAATGACAGATTATTTTTAACAAATATATGTCATTCAGCAGAGAAAAGTGCGGAATTGAACTGAAGATTGGAGACATTCTTGGAACTGGGCGTTTATTTCTttgaatgtttttgttaaatattcTTCTTAATTGGATTACCCTTTTTATTCTTTCACTGCATCCTAAATTAATTGATCATGATTATTTTCTCTTATTTCGGTACCTAGTGGTGGGGTTTCATGCATGACATAGTGTACCAATGAACAGAGATACTTGTTTGTGTGGGAAAAAGAATTGGTATTAATTTATGCGTGAAGAAGGGCAATAAGATTTTAGCCAACATTTTTTGGTCATTAATTTAacttgtatattttttatttttgacatGTTATCGAACAATTTACAGTTTTAGTCAATTAATTtgcatttattcttattttttaactttttttcgGAATACTGACGTGACACCAGATACATCAATAGTTCCTGATTTCATCTCCATTTTTTGGTGTCAAATCGGTATTTTTAGGCGTCACATCTGCATTTCGATGAAAATGACTAAAATGAGAAAAAGTGCAAGTTAGTATACAAAAATCGTGAATTAaccaataacaaaataaaaaatgaaacacATACAAATTATATGACAACAAATATTATTGTGctgatgatatatatatatacgataaaatgtgctcatttttctcccaaattttcaaatttttaaaagtccATGTTAATCTTTTTCTTTGCCACGTCGTTTTCTTGCTTTGATGTAgcatttcatttaaatatattggGTGTGTGAGAATCGGTACAAGGTTAGATTTTTATATATCACGAAGATATTATGAAATTAACTCTCTTTCCCATTTTCTCGATGTTCATGATCATAAGTTGGTTAAGCCCTTAGTTGATTTCTCAGTTTTACATGTGCATATACATGATGACAATTGTGTATTTGCTGttgtttcaaatgtttatgtttttaaaagATCTGAAAACTCAGTGAACTTTTCACCAAATTTTCCACCAAGAAATCTTCATAAATTTTTGCCCTTTTACACTGGATTCTTCATCAATATCGAATTTGTCACACACGATTGCTTTTAAACTCCCACCCACAATTTATGTTGTTTTCTCCCCACAATTTCTATTGAAACTTCTATCCACGTCTTCCCATTGTTTTGGTTGCTATGACAAGTATATGGTTCTATAATAAAATGAGAGCCCATTGATGAGG
This window of the Primulina tabacum isolate GXHZ01 chromosome 4, ASM2559414v2, whole genome shotgun sequence genome carries:
- the LOC142542853 gene encoding expansin-A7-like translates to MGSLLHSWSLASFFLVLAFIREATSAGYSTPGRFQPSAWRNAFATFYGDDSGNGMGGACGYGNVYSSGYGANTAALSTVLFNNGYGCGQCFQLQCSNSKWCTKGSITVTGTNLCPPNWAQDSNNGGWCNPPRTHFDMSRSAFTKIAQMQAGIVPVTFRRVPCIRTAGLRFNFQGNGYWLLVYVMNVGGGGDVSTMWVKGTKTGWISMSHNWGASYQAFATLGGQALSFKITSYTNHETVIAYNVAPANWQAGMTYGCNVNFH